The stretch of DNA ATATTCCGGCCCATTATGCGAAGGCTGATCTTTTGTGCCCCAACATCAATCCTGGCTTTAATGTCCCTTAGGAATGGCCGCCCGAGAATGAGCGATATTCTTGTGGTGCAAGTCAAGGGTTCATTCATCCTCGCGGATTTCGTGGTTCTTGACATGGAGGGTGACCAAGATTCTCCAAGGATACCGTACTATGAGTCCGCTAGCTATACGCACATACATGTTGGGGAAAGAGCTGGATAGCTTAGTCTCTCAAATGTTATCTTGGGCATAATGTTGACACTTGCTCCAAGGTCGCAGAGGGCTTGCTCGAAGTGGCAGTTGAATATTGAGCAACTGATTACTAGGCATCCTGGTTCTCCCGTCTTTGGTGTTGCTAATTCGCCCCACGAGTTTCCTCTTAGGCATGCGAGCTTTTCTGCATAGTTAGTGAAGAACGCACCATGTTATGGCTTACCCTATTTGGTGGTTACTACGTTAACACTTTCCAGGGAGGCTTCGGGTTGCCCCGGAATTTTCCCTATTTCAGTAGAAGGAACAGCAACAGCTAGCTAAGCTAGTTGGGTTTCAAGCATCTTGTCGAAACTCAGCTGGTTCTTGATAGCAGAGGAGATGCCATGCATCTTCGCTTGAATGGTCTCCAGAGATTTGTCATTGGCTGCCAGCTTCTTTTGTAGTAATTTGTTAATTTTTGCTTGGTCGAGGACAAGATCCCTCAAGGAAGATTGGTTAGGATTaaacaaatttgaattaccattACCTCCTTGGTAGTAGGAGCACGATTAATTCCACTCCTAACCTCCTTGTGGACGAAacccgttgttgttgttgttcatGAACATGACTTCATCTTGAGTTCCGGGGCAGTTCTTCCCCAAATGTCCAGTGTTCCTGCAGACCTCGCACGTCATGCAAGTGTCTAAGGCTTGGAGTGCTTGCGTAGGAGCCTTGTCTTGGGGACGTTCCTCTATTTTCTTGAGAAAGAGGTCAAGCTTAGCAGCCAGCATGTCCGTCTCTTTGACGGTGTGCATGCCCCGCTGGCATGGTTCGAGACGTTCATCATTCCAACCTTGGTTGGACACCATCTTCTCGATCAAAGTTTGGCCCTATCAATGGTTAGCGAGAAGAAAGCACCACCTGCAGCAGCGTCGATGTGGTCGCGGGCTGTTGGCGTCAACCCGTTGTAGAAGTTGTGAAGAATAATCCAATCGTCCATCCCGTGGTGAGGACGCGCTAGGATGTACTCCTGAAGCCTCTCCCAAGCTTCAGAAATTGACTCGTTGGACGCCTACTGGAAACTGGAGATTCTTCCTCTAAGAGCATTGGTTTCGCCATTGGGAAAAATTTTGCTGGGAATGCCTTGGTACACTTCTGCCATGTGTCCACTGCACTTCTGTTGGCATAAAACCATTGCTTTGCCTTCCCTAGAAGAGAAAACGGAAATAGTCGGAGTCGAATTGCATCCTGCGTGACTCCCTTCATGACAAAAGTAGTGTAGAGTTCCAGGAATTGTTGGAGATGTGCACTGGCATCCTCATTGGCCTTGCCATAGAATGGGATGACCTGCACCATCATAATGagactcgtcatgatcttgaaATTTTTAGCTCCATTGATGACGGATGGCCCGACTAGGACATTGTCAGCACAGGGAGCAGAGAAATCACGGAGTGTCTTCTGGGCAATGGTGTGAGAAGTTGATGGAGCAATAACGACTGGTTTGGCTGTGGAGAGTGAAATCTGAGGAGGCACGACACGAGGTCGAAATCTTCTCAAATGTGAGTCCGGATCCTGAGTGAAATTTTGGGGCACATCAAAACCAGTCATACACTACCCTGTTTTCACATCAAAGAGAGAGAAAATAAAGCCAAGTTAGCCTGTTTAGATAATGAATACCAACTAAGAGATTAACCAAGAACTTTACCTATTCTTTTAGCTAGTGCCTTCCCCGGTAACAATGCCAAAAATATTTATTTGCATTTCTTAGCATTAGCACCAGGATTGTTAATTCCCGGCAACGGCGCCAAAAATGCTTGTTGGCGTTTCTTAGCATCATCACTAGGATTGTTAATCCCCAGTGATGGCACTAGAATTGCCTGTGGTATTTCTTACATCACAGATAAATCCACAAGTGCATGGAATACCGTTGTATCATTTTACCCGTGAGTAATCTCGGGTGTCGTATTTATATTTCCATAGGGAAGGCGGTGTTTATGCAATTGAATATTTAACCAAGATTTCATCATCAATGATTGCATAAACACTGCAGAAGATAAACTATGCAAGTATATAAATCTAGAAGATAACTCTATTAAAGATATCCAAGAATCACAAAGGAGGGAAAGAGCTAAACCCATATCGAATACTCCAAGGCAACCTCGGGAACCTGAAAAAGAGCTACTCCAACCTAAACTCCACTAGCCTATGGACTAAGCAAGAGAGAAACTTGAGAGAGAACAACTTAGAGGTGTGTATTAATTCTACCCCCTCCCCTTATATTTACAGGTGTGTCCAAGGGGCCGTGCAAATAGCTGAAGCCTTGGAGAACTGACGTTGGGGACCAATGGGGAGGCGCCATGTTGAAGAACTAAGTCGGGTGGAGCTGGggctggttcggccgaaccaggttAGGCTCCAACCGGCCTCATCCTTTGCTGAGTGGCTGATAGGTGTGTCCTTAGGTCAGTGGTGCACGGCTTGGCGCTATCGTAAGGCGGTTGCATGTCctggtgggccctttgatccatgtAAGGCTAAACGATGCATTCTGATTGTTCGATAACTTTTGCCTTGGATTCAAGTGTGTGTTTCCCTCTATTTCTGCTCAAATTCCTGCATAGCACTGATTTCCAAGGGACATGTGGAAATGACATTATTCTAGATAAATATGCATGTAAGAAATGTTAGGTCTCCCAATTTTTTGATCAAATTGATGGTCGAAATTGGTTCGTTGCGAGCGTCAATAATTACCCGCCTCAACCATTATAAAAAATCTAAAGTAACCCCCTAATCTTCGTATAAATTACCCACATataccattataaaaataatgcaaataccccctaaatttgcatacaaattatccaattatgtcaatattaaaagttaaagtaacccctatatctgaatctaaattatataattattaaaaaattaaaatataacaatatgaaattctaaattactatttctatcattattaatatattatttatgttattatttatataaaaataataCCCACGATATGTGTCACTACATATTCAAGATAAGAATACCAATTCACAGACAAATAGTTGaattaaatatatattaaataaacatggaggtgtgatgcaaaataaaatctattgcaactaaataataataaatatgtattttagagtatgtgttagaatatttaatagatgaaagaagGTGTGAGATAGATAaatataattattagctataagtCTTATTTTTATATTAGTTCTAATTAGCTCTTATGAACAATAATTTTTTTCTCACCTGCTACATTCAAAGAAGAGTTCAACAAGAACTTTTAGACGGATGGAATGTATATGATGGGTCCACCGCCATATGAGAATATAAAGACCCATCAAGTTGAATGACCATGAAACCTTGTTTTGGTCTGAGCATATCTGGCAGCATATGCAATGCATGCTCCTTTCCTGCATGACTTTATTTGTTGACACCAAACCAATGTGTGGTTCTCCAAGACATAAAAAATATGACCCAATCTAGGCTTTAGATTGGTCGTGCTGCAGCTAACAGAATATAGTGTCGTTTAAGCTTTAGATAAGTTGTCTATTTCGGATTCGAACTTTTGGTTTTGGCATGATTGTTTTTGGACTTGTTCTTGGAAACTCTTGGACTGGAGTCACCTGATGATATATGGACTAATGTTCTAAAAATTTCTTGAGTATCATATTAGCTTAACATTTTGGAGCCCACAAAATTTTCATGATTTGTATTTCCGCCCAACACTTAGCACAAAGAACTACAGTTCAAATTATCCTTTCATTTATTAAGGGAGCCAGCTCCCTGAACGTTATTTAGTTTAACAGACCTTACAGTCAAATAAACAGTCCAAACCTTGTGGGTGGGTGGATCGGGTACATAACAACAAAACCACTAGACTCCCGATGAAACATCACTTAGTTGTTATTTGACTTTGTGAATGTTAGgacacctctttcttgactcgCTTTGCCAACTATGAGACCCTGATGAAAAAAAAgaattttcaaaaatatgatAAATTAAATGCTAAAATATTTTGCGGTTTTAACTTTGAGCTTGTTAGAATTGTTCTGGGCCAATATATGGTTCTTGTTTTACCTCTTTTACATGGGTTAGAACCCACGCCTTTACTAGCCTTTTGGAGATTTCTGCTTATAAGACAGTTACCGCTGTGCTCACAATGGATTCTTGGAAAGTTCACTACGGTATGGAGTCTCCTATAAGAACAACTTATGTGAAAACTAGTATCCACGTTGCACCTGAGCTTTAGCTATCCTTGGTACTTCAGAAAAAGAACACGATAGCTACCAAAACGAAACACGGATTAATAAAGATGGCTGCAGAGCGCAGCAGCTGCGAGCACGGATTAATAAAGATGGCTGGAGAGCCCGCGGCCGCAGGGTCATCCCCGGCGGACATTGCGTCGCCGTGGCACACACGGAAGGGGATCCTTATCACAGAAGGTTCGTTACTCGTGGCCGTTCTGCAAATGCTTAACAATACTTTGCTCTGTTGATATGGCCAAAGAATTTCTACAACAAAGGGAGTTAACGAAAGAAGAAGTTGACATGGTTTTCTACAACAATCACACGAAGTTGTCAGGTGAATTGCAAAGTATGAGGTTTCCCTTGCTTTGGGAGCAGCGTTACATTGATGTGCAATTGCATTTACTTTCCAGATGCAAACATGTTAGCACTTGAAAATTTTTGTCTTGCACGTCGTACCACCGCCTTGTGTTTTGTGCAAAGTTATGTGACACGTTATTTTTCTTGACTCCATTCGAACTAAAGTTAATTACAGGCTGCTAGCTACCAAAACGAAACAGTGGGTGAAATCAGCAAGGAACTGAAACGGTCAAAAGTCCACGAAGTCAACTCAGAGACTTCCAAGATTCCAGCGTGCACACGTCGTCCCTCTTAAATTCACTGTTTAAAGCAGTAGAGGCCAGTTGGCCAGTTAAACATGTGCTGTTATAAGTTTGTTTCCATAGAGACATCTAATTTTAGATAATTATTATTAAATAAGTAGGGGACTTCTACTGAAGTCCTATCTTGATGATCTTACATTAGAAAATTACAATGGGGCTCCTCACAACATGCTTGCTAGAGACCCACTTGAAGCTTCCCTCAGCATTCTTAGTTTTGCTAGCATCCCAGCTTAAGCTGACAGTAAATGTTTTACTCTCCTTCTCCTTGGTGAAATCTAGCTTTGTTGGTGACACAGTCGCCTTAACTTCCTTAGGCATGTCAGTCTCAACGGTATAAGATGACACTGCATCACCAACATTTGTGACAGTCCGATTCACAACAAGTTTGCCAGCACTTGCCCTTGTTGCAATCGAAGGGTAGTTCAGCTCAGCTTCAGCTAATTTTGTTCCTTTGCTGCAGACACCCTTCTGATGTGTGATTGTCTCGACTTCAGAATCTGTGTAACCAAGGCCACAGAGATACAAAGTGTATTGCTCCACATCAGTGTCATAGACCAGGCCTGGATTGATAACTTCTGAAGGGTTAACATGTCCGGCCCCAATAGTGAAATGACTAGCCGGATTGAGTTTCTCATCTAGGATAGGCTTCTTGCTATCATATACGACAAAGGCTGTCGTCATGATGGCTGACTTGATCGCCGCAGGTGACCAATCATGATGTGCACTCTTGATAATAGCTGCAATGCCACTAAGGTGAGGTGCAGACATTGATGTTCCAGATATGGAATTGAAGGCCATACCATGTTCATCAACTCTATTCGGTCCTACTTTGAATGGCCATGCTGCAATGACATTCACTCCAGGTCCGATGATATCAGGCTTCAGAATACCAGGGCTTGTTGTACTAGGCCCCCGAGATGAGAAGTAAGCAACTACAGGAGCTGGAGTGGTTCCCAGAGACGTGCCATTGAAAATGATGGAGGCTATTGGCTTGTTGGATGTCTTAATGTACTGCCTGACCGCAGCAGCATCTGGGGAGTTCAGATATGATGCTGGTAGGACATGGGCTGCAGCAAAAGTTGTGTAGCCACTATCCTCAGCTCCCAGTACTATCAACCCAGAACCACCACTATCCTTGATAGATTGTCCAATTTCAACTTGAGATCCTTCAAGTTCACAAGCAACTACTTTTCCAGTGATGTTTTCAGAATCATCAAGTTCAAACATCAGTGGTAAAGAAGCAAGGTTAGATGGTTGGTAGGCTGACTCACCAACAAATGTGCGGCCATTGCCTAGCTTCACAATGGCTTTCATTTGCCGGTCCATTGTGCTTGCACCAACCGTCAGAACCCATGGTTCTTCATTGCTTAGTGTGCTGGGAAGAGGACCAGAATTCCCTGCAGAACAACTCACAAATATCCCCTTCTTCATGGCAGAAAAGGTTCCAATGGCCAAAATGTCTTCATGGAAGGCTTGTGGACGACCGCCGAGTGATATAGACAAGACATCAACATCGTCAGCAATAGCAGCTTCCATTCCTGCAAGTATATCGGAGCCATAGCAGCCCTGCTCATTGCACACCTTGTACATGGCTAGGTGTGCACGTGGGGCCATGCCAGCCGCCGTACCATGGCCACTACCAAGCACACTTGCACCTTGTACAAACCTGCCAGCAGCTGTGCTAGCAGTGTGTGTTCCATGGCCAACATCATCCGTTGGTGCATCAGGATTCTCGCCACCAATCAATGACTTTCCACCAATAAGTTTCTTGTTGCAGTGGGCACTTTCAAACTTGCAGGATCCACGCCATTTAGCAGGTGGTGTGGCCATGCCGGCATCATCAAAAGATGTGTGTGCAAAGTCTATGCCAGTGTCGAGGAGCCCTATGATGATTCCCTCACCCATGCCTAAGGTATTCCAAGCCCCTCCATTTGGCCGTAGGCTAAGGAAATCTGGTGTGTGGGTGGTCAAGAGTGGAATAAGGTTGTCTTGGTACACCATAAGGACCCCATCATTGGTCTTGATGTATTCAGCCTCATCTTTTGTGAGATTCACGGCGAAGCCAAGAATGGCTTCTCTATAGGTGTGTATGAATGGTGATTGAGGCTTGGATCTAGCCATTCCTGGTGGGAGGAATGATCTATACCAGTCCTCAAGGTTCATGGGGCTCATGTCCATGGAAAAGTTGGGAGGAGGGCGCACACGTACAACATATGTGCACCGGCTAGATCCTTCACAGTTTCCATGGGAGATGGTTTCGGTGATGTGAGATAGGAGGCCTATTAGAACAAGGGAGGTCAATAGGAGACTAGAATGCACCACCATGGATGGAAGTTAGAGGACGGAGAAGTTAGGAATTGTGTATACAGAACTTGCTTGCCATTCTATTTATAGGCAACTAGATGAATAAGTAGGTGGGGACCCAATTAATGGCTCACGATATATAAAATTTTATATCAGTATATATTTGGAGAGAATAGTGGGATTTGGCTCAATAAATATTTTCCAATATAATTAGTATCTTTAGTGTTACAGATATGGATGAATTTTTTGTGATATAAAGCATCGAAAGTAGCTAGTATATTTATTGTTACAGACAGATACAGTTGGGTAGTTCGAAATTACTATGAGAAATAATGGTTGTAGGTAAATTTTGTCTTGGTCTTTGAAAAGTTTTGAGAGCCTTGAACGGAATTATTAAATAAGACAAATATAGTTGAGTGTTGCACAGGGAATACAATAGAACCTTATGTGAATATTTATGGTCATGAGAAAGTTTAGTTGTGTGTTATTCTATAGCGAAAAATTTAGTAGAATTCAATGATCATATAGGTAAATATGTGTTGACCAGGTTCTATAAAGTGTACTTCATATGAGTCCCTAAAATATTATGCGAATAGTTATCAACTAGGCAATGGGTTTGGATCTATCGTTAAAACTACTTGTGTATTGGTGACTACGGGTAGCAATTTTTATTATTCTAGAAATGACTTCGTAACAAATGTGGGAATTTATGATTACCGCTGCAGTTGAGTAGTTCTTTGAAATGCCAAAAAAATTATTGCATTATTTATTATAGCATAGGGATACAAGTGGGTGTTgttaattgaatattttagaCTTTGACATGAATAATTATATGCCCTTGAAAGATTTGGATGTGCATATCATTGTTAATTAAACAAATGTAAAATCTCCGAAACAATTTGATATCACGCAACTACATATAGGGAGAAGAAAATATAGTTTAGTGTAGTTCATATAAATCCCTAAATGTGATGAGAATAGTTATCACCTAGACATTACATAGAGGTGGGTTTGGATCTATTGCTAAAACAAGTGTGCATGATTTGTTTTTGCATGACAGGCTTTCAATTTGAGAAAAATAGACTTAGCTGTTTAGTAGATACCTTACAATCATTTGGGCTTAGTTGTACAATAAAACCATTGTGAGCATTATTACTTGTCAAGGGTTGATTGTGATCTTCTTCTATAACTAATTAGAAATTACGAGATATTTATTAGTGAAGCTAGAAGCAAATGGGTTCTATCTATTTAATTATGTGGAATCCCGATGTGGATAGAAGTGACATTAGAAAAGATTTAGTTTGATTTTATTATGAAGATAAAATTAGTGTGAATATTGATGATTTTAGTTGGGAGTTGGCCCTCTTTTATAGATGCCTTTGAAATTACTATTAGAAGTTATGGTTGGAGGTACAACAACCGTGGGACTCTTTCAGAAGATTTACAATAATTTATTATATGCGACAAATATAGTTGACTCTTCCTTAATAAATTCAATAGAAGCTTTCATAAATATCTATGATGGTAGAAAAGTTTAGTTGAGTGTTGTTTATCGAATCATTGAAAACATGGCGTAAGGTATTACATCCTACAAATGATTTGGATGTGCATAGTATTTTTCATAAAACTAATGTAAAAATTTTAAACTATGTGTTTgatttgttgttgttgttgctgctgctgctgctgctgctgttatTGCTGTTGCTGTTGTTTTCGTTGTTGTTGCAGGAGAAGCTTTGAAATTTATGGTAGAATTTACTAGAGCAAGTAGACTTGCACCTCT from Panicum hallii strain FIL2 chromosome 3, PHallii_v3.1, whole genome shotgun sequence encodes:
- the LOC112888152 gene encoding subtilisin-like protease SBT1.7, yielding MVVHSSLLLTSLVLIGLLSHITETISHGNCEGSSRCTYVVRVRPPPNFSMDMSPMNLEDWYRSFLPPGMARSKPQSPFIHTYREAILGFAVNLTKDEAEYIKTNDGVLMVYQDNLIPLLTTHTPDFLSLRPNGGAWNTLGMGEGIIIGLLDTGIDFAHTSFDDAGMATPPAKWRGSCKFESAHCNKKLIGGKSLIGGENPDAPTDDVGHGTHTASTAAGRFVQGASVLGSGHGTAAGMAPRAHLAMYKVCNEQGCYGSDILAGMEAAIADDVDVLSISLGGRPQAFHEDILAIGTFSAMKKGIFVSCSAGNSGPLPSTLSNEEPWVLTVGASTMDRQMKAIVKLGNGRTFVGESAYQPSNLASLPLMFELDDSENITGKVVACELEGSQVEIGQSIKDSGGSGLIVLGAEDSGYTTFAAAHVLPASYLNSPDAAAVRQYIKTSNKPIASIIFNGTSLGTTPAPVVAYFSSRGPSTTSPGILKPDIIGPGVNVIAAWPFKVGPNRVDEHGMAFNSISGTSMSAPHLSGIAAIIKSAHHDWSPAAIKSAIMTTAFVVYDSKKPILDEKLNPASHFTIGAGHVNPSEVINPGLVYDTDVEQYTLYLCGLGYTDSEVETITHQKGVCSKGTKLAEAELNYPSIATRASAGKLVVNRTVTNVGDAVSSYTVETDMPKEVKATVSPTKLDFTKEKESKTFTVSLSWDASKTKNAEGSFKWVSSKHVVRSPIVIF